A portion of the Sabethes cyaneus chromosome 3, idSabCyanKW18_F2, whole genome shotgun sequence genome contains these proteins:
- the LOC128741551 gene encoding brefeldin A-inhibited guanine nucleotide-exchange protein 1: protein MPTPSNSTSKTSSGSSCSTKTKEMFIVRALEKILGDKDIKRSHHSQLKRACDTALEDIREELKEAGQSEHNGEVPVPSAALPLPKNDSANIINAEKYFLPFELACQSKTPRIVVTALDCLQKLIAYGHLTGNIPDSANPGKFLIDRIVTTICNCFMGPQTDEGVQLQIIKALLTVVTSQYVEVHEGTVLQGVRTCYDIYLSSKNLINQTTARATLTQMLNVIFTRMENQAYEYLANGSMVSASAAVSPAAPAGSEEVPATEEKHPDYDMVRSIVEEIVDNVIAAAAEETGKTVPVNMEGDVVETSSIGGISNGGTDSTSMARVPSQESMEVTSENDSIVTAKFTHILQKDAFLVFRALCKLSMKPLPEGHPDPKSHELRSKILSLHLLLSILQNAGPVFRSNEMFIMAIKQYLCVALSKNGGSSVPEVFELSLSIFVALLSNFKTHLKKQIEVFFKEIFLNILEASSSSFEHKWMVIQALTRICADAQSVVDIYVNYDCDFSAANLFERLVNDLSKIAQGRQALELGTSVNQEKSMRIRGLECLVSILKCMVEWSKDLYVNPNSQTSLGDPPPPTSSSAVPVKNSDDGPDPFKSHGGSSLSINSVGSTNTSGGNREVLDLPEELEERKQRKEVMETGIEMFHRKPKKGIQFLQERGLLGVTVEDVAKWLHEEERLDKTQVGDYLGENDEQSKAVMCAYIDAMNFADLDIVAALRYFLEGFRLPGEAQKIDRLMEKFASRYCDCNPNNTLFASADTVYVLAFSVIMLTTDLHSPQVKHKMTKEQYIKLNRGISDNKDLPEEYLSQIYDEISGHEIKMKNTVASKPGKQIIVNEKKRKLLWNVEMEALSTTAKNLMESVSHVKAPFTSAKHLEHVRPMFKMAWTSFLAAFSVGLQDCDDPEIASLCLDGIRCAVRIACIFHMTLERDAYVQALARFTLLTANSPINEMKAKNIDTIKTLIMVAHTDGNYLGSSWLDIVKCISHLELAQLIGTGVRPEFLSGPASHRDTLDPSAKEHIGETSSQSIVVAVDRIFTGSIRLDGDAIVDFVKALCQVSLDELTRPQPRMFSLQKIVEISYYNMGRIRLQWSRIWQILGEHFNAVGCNSNEEIAFFALDSLRQLSMKFIEKGEFTNFRFQKDFLRPFEHIMKKNCSPAIRDMVVRCVAQMVNSQAHNIKSGWKNIFSVFHLAAGDHDEAIVELAFLTTGKIITDLYQSQFPIMIDSFQDAVKCLSEFACNAKFPDTSMEAIRLVRTCALCVNDAPNLFAEHAGMENDISVSEEDRVWVRGWFPMLFSLSCVVNRCKLDVRTRGLTVLFEIVKTHGDAFKPNWWRDLFNILFRIFDNMKLPEHHTEKAEWMTTTCNHALYAIIDVFTQYFDILGPMLLADLYCQLHWCVQQNNEQLARSGTNCLENLVISNGLKFNEETWDKTCQCMLDIFNSTLPNELLYWKPDPNPQNYQNTSYSVQQNGDIPRHGILKRSPSQHSVYSQSELQDHPSKVTDFNQTSVLFSNLLIKCVVQLELIQTIDNIIFFPATSRKEDAETLAQAAAELSYSSGTTIGSSSTLNQSLSTEECQREEQGMYSYLNTPHLLQLIDCLLQSHRFAKKFNSNHDQRNVLWKAGFKGSLKPNLLKQETQSLACVLRILFKMYSDESRRRDWQDIEKRLIAVCTEAFDYFLSLQSEPHRDAWTSLLLLVLTRLLKMPDSRFAAHISSYYVLMCDLMCFDLKPELRTVLRRVFLRISPVFGISGPGSSTAT from the exons ATGCCAACACCTAGTAATAGTACCAGTAAAACCAGCAGTGGCAGCAGTTGCAGTACCAAAACGAAAGAAATGTTTATCGTCCGTGCTTTGGAGAAGATTCTGggtgataaggacatcaaacgGTCCCATCACTCGCAGCTGAAGCGTGCTTGCGACACGGCTCTCG AGGACATCAGAGAGGAACTGAAGGAAGCCGGCCAGAGCGAACACAATGGTGAAGTTCCGGTTCCGTCGGCTGCGTTGCCGTTGCCGAAAAACGACTCGGCAAATATCATCAACGCCGAGAAGTACTTTCTACCGTTCGAGTTGGCCTGCCAGAGCAAAACACCCCGCATTGTGGTAACGGCACTAGATTGCTTGCAAAAACTTATTGCCTACGGTCATCTTACTGGCAACATTCCGGATTCGGCGAATCCGGGCAAGTTTTTAATCGATCGTATCGTGACGACGATCTGCAACTGCTTCATGGGACCGCAAACAGATGAGGGCGTACAGCTGCAGATCATTAAGGCATTACTTACGGTTGTAACCTCCCAGTATGTTGAGGTTCATGAGGGTACAGTGCTGCAGGGAGTACGGACTTGCTACGACATTTATCTTTCTAGCAAAAATCTGATCAATCAAACTACTGCAAGAGCCACTTTGACGCAGATGTTGAATGTAATTTTCACCCGAATGGAAAATCAAGCTTATGAATACTTAGCTAACGGTAGCATGGTATCCGCCTCAGCTGCAGTGTCGCCAGCTGCACCTGCGGGGTCGGAAGAAGTACCGGCGACAGAGGAAAAACACCCAGATTACGACATGGTGCGTTCAATTGTGGAAGAGATCGTAGACAATGTGATTGCCGCTGCGGCAGAAGAAACTGGTAAAACTGTTCCAGTGAACATGGAAGGCGATGTGGTTGAAACGAGTAGCATTGGAGGAATCTCCAATGGAGGTACGGATAGTACCTCTATGGCAAGAGTACCGTCGCAGGAAAGCATGGAAGTAACCAGTGAGAATGATAGTATCGTAACAGCCAAATTCACACACATTCTACAAAAGGATGCTTTTCTGGTATTTCGAGCATTGTGCAAACTTTCGATGAAACCCCTGCCCGAAGGACATCCGGACCCGAAATCGCATGAACTGCGATCAAAAATCCTATCGTTACATTTGCTACTATCAATCCTGCAGAATGCCGGGCCGGTGTTCCGCTCGAATGAGATGTTTATTATGGCCATCAAGCAGTACTTGTGCGTTGCTCTTTCTAAAAACGGCGGCAGTTCGGTTCCAGAAGTATTTGAACTATCCTTGTCGATTTTTGTTGCTCTGCTGTCCAACTTCAAAACACATCTGAAAAAGCAAATCGAAGTCTTCTTCAAGGAGATTTTTCTTAACATCTTGGAAGCATCCAGTTCATCCTTTGAGCACAAATGGATGGTCATTCAAGCTCTAACTCGAATCTGTGCCGACGCCCAAAGTGTTGTGGATATTTATGTAAACTATGATTGCGATTTCTCTGCTGCCAATCTGTTCGAACGTCTCGTTAATGATCTATCCAAAATAGCTCAAGGTCGGCAAGCACTGGAACTGGGAACTTCAGTAAATCAGGAAAAATCAATGCGTATCCGAGGCTTGGAATGTCTGGTTTCGATTCTCAAGTGTATGGTAGAATGGAGTAAAGATTTGTATGTAAATCCGAATTCGCAAACTTCTTTGGGAGATCCACCACCACCGACTTCATCGTCGGCCGTACCGGTTAAAAATTCAGACGATGGGCCAGATCCCTTTAAATCTCACGGAGGATCAAGCTTGAGTATCAATTCAGTTGGCAGTACGAACACATCAGGTGGAAATCGAGAAGTCTTGGATCTTCCGGAGGAACTGGAAGAACGGAAGCAACGAAAAGAGGTGATGGAAACTGGAATCGAAATGTTCCACAGAAAACCGAAAAAGGGAATACAGTTCTTGCAGGAACGAGGTTTGCTAGGAGTAACAGTAGAAGACGTTGCCAAATGGTTACACGAAGAGGAACGATTAGATAAAACACAGGTTGGCGACTATTTGGGAGAAAATGACGAACAAAGCAAGGCTGTGATGTGCGCCTATATCGATGCCATGAACTTCGCCGATTTGGATATCGTGGCAGCATTGCGATACTTTTTGGAAGGTTTCCGTCTTCCGGGTGAGGCGCAAAAGATTGATCGTCTGATGGAGAAATTCGCTAGTAGATATTGCGACTGTAATCCAAACAACACATTGTTCGCTTCGGCCGACACCGTGTATGTACTGGCTTTTTCGGTAATCATGCTAACAACGGATCTACATTCGCCACAGGTGAAACATAAGATGACTAAAGAGCAGTATATCAAGTTGAATCGCGGTATAAGTGATAACAAAGATCTACCGGAAGAGTATCTCTCTCAGATCTACGATGAAATATCCGGACATGAAATCAAAATGAAGAACACGGTGGCCAGTAAGCCTGGTAAACAGATTATCGTAAACGAAAAGAAGCGGAAGCTATTATGGAACGTCGAAATGGAAGCACTATCGACGACAGCAAAGAATCTTATGGAATCTGTTTCGCACGTGAAGGCTCCATTCACCTCTGCCAAACATCTAGAACACGTTAGACCTATGTTCAAAATGGCTTGGACGTCGTTTTTGGCGGCAttttccgttggtttgcagGACTGTGATGACCCTGAAATAGCCAGCCTCTGCTTGGATGGAATCCGTTGTGCTGTGCGGATCGCCTGCATCTTCCATATGACTCTGGAGCGTGATGCTTACGTGCAGGCACTTGCTCGCTTCACTTTACTGACCGCAAACTCCCCGATTAATGAGATGAAGGCTAAGAATATCGATACAATAAAGACACTAATTATGGTTGCACATACCGATGGGAATTATCTGGGTTCAAGCTGGTTGGACATTGTAAAATGTATTTCTCACCTAGAACTAGCTCAGCTAATCGGTACCGGTGTAAGACCGGAATTCCTTTCTGGGCCTGCATCGCATCGTGATACATTGGATCCATCAGCAAAGGAACACATCGGGGAGACCAGCTCGCAGAGCATCGTTGTCGCTGTGGATCGAATTTTTACCGGATCGATTCGGCTGGACGGTGACGCAATTGTAGATTTTGTCAAGGCTTTGTGCCAAGTATCACTAGATGAGCTCACCCGACCGCAGCCACGAATGTTCTCACTGCAGAAGATTGTGGAAATTTCTTACTACAATATGGGCCGTATTCGTCTGCAATGGTCTCGAATCTGGCAGATTTTGGGAGAACACTTCAACGCCGTCGGATGCAACAGTAACGAAGAAATAGCGTTCTTTGCATTGGATTCACTGCGCCAACTTTCGATGAAATTCATCGAAAAGGGAGAGTTTACAAATTTCCGTTTCCAGAAAGATTTCCTGCGACCATTCGAGCATATTATGAAGAAGAACTGTTCACCGGCCATTCGCGATATGGTAGTGCGTTGTGTAGCTCAGATGGTCAACTCTCAAGCTCACAACATAAAGTCTGGATGGAAGAACATCTTTTCGGTGTTCCATTTAGCGGCCGGAGACCACGATGAAGCGATTGTAGAGCTAGCTTTCTTAACGACGggaaaaatcattacagattTGTACCAATCACAATTCCCAATTATGATAGATTCGTTCCAGGACGCAGTTAAGTGTTTGTCGGAGTTTGCCTGCAATGCCAAATTTCCTGATACCAGCATGGAAGCTATACGACTCGTGAGAACTTGTGCTCTTTGTGTGAACGATGCGCCTAATTTATTCGCTGAGCACGCTGGTATGGAAAATGACATTTCCGTCTCGGAAGAAGATCGTGTGTGGGTTCGAGGTTGGTTTCCAATGCTCTTCTCGTTGTCTTGCGTTGTCAATCGCTGTAAACTGGATGTCCGGACGCGAGGTCTTACCGTGCTTTTTGAGATTGTCAAAACTCATGGCGATGCCTTTAAGCCAAATTGGTGGCGGGATTTGTTCAACATCCTGTTtcggatttttgataacatgaaATTGCCCGAACATCATACGGAGAAGGCCGAGTGGATGACAACTACCTGTAATCATGCCTTGTACGCCATCATCGACGTATTCACGCAGTATTTCGACATTCTCGGTCCGATGCTGCTGGCCGATTTGTACTGTCAGTTGCATTGGTGCGTTCAACAAAATAATGAACAGCTGGCCCGGTCTGGAACAAATTGTCTGGAGAATTTGGTTATTTCGAACGGATTAAAATTCAATGAGGAAACTTGGGATAAAACATGCCAGTGCATGTTGGACATTTTCAATAGCACACTTCCTAATGAGCTGCTCTACTGGAAGCCTGATCCGAACCCTCAAAATTATCAGAACACGTCATATTCTGTACAGCAGAACGGGGACATCCCCCGTCATGGCATATTGAAACGTTCCCCTTCGCAACATTCTGTTTATAGTCAATCGGAGCTGCAGGATCACCCTTCGAAAGTAACAGATTTTAATCAAACTTCCGTCCTGTTCTCTAATCTGTTAATCAAATGTGTAGTACAGTTAGAGTTGATACAGACGATTGACAACATAATATTCTTTCCCGCTACATCCCGGAAAGAGGATGCAGAAACGCTTGCCCAGGCGGCCGCCGAATTGTCTTACAGCTCTGGAACCACTATTGGCAGCAGTTCTACACTCAACCAGTCGCTTTCAACTGAAGAATGCCAACGGGAAGAGCAAGGAATGTACAGCTACCTGAATACGCCCCATTTGTTGCAGCTAATCGACTGTTTGCTGCAAAGCCACCGGTTTGCGAAGAAGTTCAATTCCAACCACGATCAGCGCAATGTACTCTGGAAGGCTGGATTCAAGGGTTCACTGAAGCCGAATTTGCTGAAGCAGGAAACTCAGTCGCTGGCTTGCGTGCTGCGAATACTATTCAAGATGTACAGTGATGAGAGCCGACGGCGGGACTGGCAGGACATTGAAAAACGCTTGATAGCCGTGTGTACGGAAGCGTTCGACTACTTTCTGTCGTTGCAAAGTGAACCGCATCGTGATGCGTGGACATCGTTGCTGCTGTTGGTACTGACTCGATTGCTGAAGATGCCGGATTCGAGG TTCGCTGCACACATCTCCAGCTATTACGTGCTTATGTGCGATTTAATGTGCTTCGATTTGAAACCGGAACTGCGAACGGTGCTGCGGCGAGTATTCCTACGTATCAGCCCCGTCTTCGGTATCTCCGGCCCGGGCAGCAGCACAGCTACCTAG